From Triticum aestivum cultivar Chinese Spring chromosome 4A, IWGSC CS RefSeq v2.1, whole genome shotgun sequence, a single genomic window includes:
- the LOC123082894 gene encoding uncharacterized protein — protein sequence MDLAESTKALLQVWKERDIQMTVLTSLTVQLFLLFTGDLRRRRISGLLRSIIWLAYVGADPVAIYAIGLFTEETHNLRREQSSGDQTLRLLWAPFLLLHLGGQDTITAFSIEDNNLWLRHLLNLVLQVTLTLYVLWKSFEKLEVQLLAIAIPIFVAGTIKYGERTWALYNGSRDYLGSGYEREEKPRRDYRSTHCGDVMATYALNTVLRVRGLLVGRTLFQLGWESQKELVGDFAVHGQREGKLKIVMVELGMMYDLLYTKAVVLQSRIGRILRCFAEMCMVVAFVLFVANPRLHAHHSRANIVITYTLFVGAMFMESCSVSMVIVSVWTRAGSKKGSFLYWLSCSASSLWNAVMRRFQTNQQQQPSMGQFNLVDYSIYEKCMPSLISKVITALGLEKKWRNIWHVHHIKVDNEMSNYIETLLCSGVGSQRLNLGREMNYVLRAPFEHALFRLHIFTDMHLSRVDLPGDEETAQLAAECRKLSQYLIYLMAVYPSLLPVSNAAQDLEHFYVKWVRDNTGSNTMRKQEILNKYATEKLYNEEAYSRSPFELLPPSAESLRVIKEVWARLLIYAAAKCPVELHARQLSDGLELLTVVWLLMLHHGAGDVGWREVDLVASDDSAMPTAEALVPCQGSNWIRRQPRHLYAFEFQQTQEATAFVASWAPLLPADGVDLTEDILQGVMFGSLQPAVPSSPTNNSTETTSEIEETTSETEQDGHVERGKEHAVDVPPEIEHKGK from the exons ATGGATTTGGCAGAATCTACAAAGGCCCTGTTGCAAGTATGGAAGGAACGGGACATTCAGATGACGGTGCTCACCAGCCTCACGGTGCAACTCTTCCTGCTATTCACCGGTGACCTCCGGAGGCGCAGAATCAGTGGGTTGCTTAGGTCCATAATTTGGCTGGCATACGTGGGTGCTGATCCTGTTGCCATCTACGCCATCGGCCTTTTTACCGAGGAAACACATAATTTAAGAAGGGAGCAATCATCGGGGGATCAGACGCTGCGGCTCCTTTGGGCACCCTTTCTCCTCCTTCACCTAGGAGGACAGGACACCATCACTGCCTTCTCCATCGAGGACAACAATCTGTGGCTGCGGCACTTGCTCAATCTGGTGCTCCAAGTCACTCTAACCTTGTATGTCTTGTGGAAGTCGTTTGAGAAATTGGAAGTGCAGCTGCTAGCCATTGCCATACCAATTTTTGTTGCTGGGACAATCAAGTACGGGGAGAGGACATGGGCACTCTATAACGGGAGCCGAGACTACCTCGGTAGTGGCTACGAGAGGGAGGAGAAACCGCGACGGGATTACAGAAGTACTCATTGTGGTGATGTCATGGCAACTTATGCTCTTAACACGGTACTCCGTGTCAGAGGATTGCTTGTGGGACGAACATTGTTCCAACTGGGATGGGAGAGTCAGAAGGAGCTGGTGGGTGATTTCGCAGTGCATGGACAGAGAGAAGGGAAGCTCAAGATCGTCATGGTGGAGCTTGGCATGATGTACGATCTCCTCTACACCAAGGCCGTGGTGTTGCAAAGCCGGATCGGTCGCATACTCCGGTGCTTTGCCGAGATGTGCATGGTGGTGGCCTTTGTGCTCTTCGTGGCAAACCCCAGGTTGCATGCCCACCACAGCAGAGCCAATATCGTCATCACCTATACATTGTTTGTTGGGGCCATGTTTATGGAATCTTGTTCAGTCTCCATGGTGATAGTATCAGTCTGGACAAGGGCGGGATCGAAAAAAGGCAGCTTTCTCTATTGGTTGTCTTGCAGTGCTTCCTCTCTTTGGAACGCCGTCATGCGACGATTTCAGACAAATCAGCAGCAGCAGCCGTCCATGGGGCAATTTAACCTTGTAGACTACTCAATTTATGAGAAATGCATGCCCAGCCTCATCTCCAAGGTCATCACTGCACTGGGTCTGGAGAAAAAATGGAGAAATATTTGGCATGTCCATCACATCAAGGTGGACAACGAGATGAGCAACTACATCGAGACATTGCTCTGCTCTGGGGTGGGATCCCAGCGGCTAAATCTTGGCCGGGAAATGAACTATGTGTTGAGAGCTCCTTTCGAGCATGCCCTTTTCCGTCTACACATCTTTACAGACATGCATTTGAGCAGGGTAGACTTACCAGGAGACGAGGAGACGGCACAGCTTGCGGCGGAGTGCAGGAAGCTATCACAGTATCTTATTTACCTGATGGCGGTTTACCCTTCCCTGTTGCCGGTGAGCAACGCCGCGCAAGATCTTGAACACTTCTACGTCAAGTGGGTCAGAGACAATACAGGCAGCAATACCATGAGAAAGCAAGAGATTCTAAACAAGTATGCAACTGAAAAGCTCTACAACGAGGAGGCCTACTCGAGGTCTCCCTTCGAACTGCTACCTCCTTCTGCGGAATCGTTGAGGGTGATAAAGGAGGTGTGGGCGAGGCTGCTCATCTACGCGGCTGCCAAGTGCCCCGTGGAGCTACATGCGCGGCAGCTCAGCGACGGGCTCGAGCTCCTCACCGTCGTCTGGTTGCTTATGCTGCATCATGGTGCTGGGGATGTGGGGTGGAGGGAGGTCGACCTCGTGGCATCTGATGACTCTGCTATGCCTACAGCGGAGGCACTGGTGCCGTGCCAAGGAAGTAACTGGATACGGCGTCAACCCAGGCATCTCTACGCCTTTGAGTTCCAGCAAACACAAGAAGCGACAGCATTTGTGGCATCTTGGGCTCCCCTGCTTCCGGCAGATGGTGTAGATTTGACGGAGGATATTTTGCAAGGAGTGATGTTCGGCTCATTGCAACCCGCAGTACCCTCGTCACCAACG AACAACTCCACCGAAACAACATCAGAGATAGAGGAAACAACATCAGAGACAGAGCAAGATGGTCATGTAGAACGGGGCAAAGAGCATGCAGTGGACGTACCACCGGAGATTGAGCACAAGGGCAAATGA